The following is a genomic window from Adhaeribacter radiodurans.
GGCTTTCTGGCCAAAGCTCCCGCGAGTAGCAATTTTAACTTATTTTAAATTTAAGCTAAATTTGTGGTTTAAATGTACCTGGGGCGTTCTCCTGAATATTCCGGAAGCAGTTTTAAAAAATTAGTTGTAAAAAGCTACCTGTAAACTTGCTGCCGGAAGACTTAAAACAAAATTAAACAATTGAGGCACGCCTTACCGCATCTAGCATCCCAAATTTTATGCGTAAATTAAAAATGGAAGAACTCAACCGGGTATCGGTGGAAGAGTTTAAAGAACAGGAAAAATTACCCATTGTATTAGTTCTGGATAATGTGCGCTCGCTGCACAACGTCGGGTCAACTTTCCGGACTGCCGATGCATTTGCCGTGAGCAAAATTTATCTTTGCGGCATTACGGGTACGCCGCCTAACAAAGAAATTAATAAAACTGCTTTAGGTGCCACCGAATCCGTAGACTGGGAACACACGACCCAAACCGCCGATTTAGCCAAAAGATTAAAAGCTGAAGGTTACCAGATAATTGCCATTGAACAAGCCGATCGCAGCGTTTCTTTAGCCGATTTTAAGCCAACAGACAATCAAAAATACGCTCTGGTATTTGGCAACGAAGTATTTGGCGTGGAAGACGACGTAATGGAATTGGCTGATGCTGTGATTGAAATTCCGCAGTTCGGTACCAAACACTCGCTTAATATTTCGGTAGCCGTAGGCGTGGTAGTTTGGGATTTCCTGAGTAAGCTGCGTAGTTAATATTCAATTTTTAGTAAAAAAGAAGGCCATTCGTACGAATGACCTTCTTTTTTACTATTCAGCCTTAATCAAAATCTGAATCGCGCAGTTTAACTGGCGGCGTAGACGATTTACGTAAGCGCATATTCAGCATTTCTACCAGCAGCGAGAAGAACATAGCAAAATAGATATAGCCTTTTGGTACATGCGTATGCAACGACTCCAGCACCAGCATAAAACCAATCATAATCAGGAACGATAAGGCCAGCATTTTAATGGTTGGGTGATTATTCACAAAATCGGCAATGTATTTAGAAAAAGCCAGCATAATGCCCATCGAAATAATTACCGCAATAATCATGATAAGAACATTATCTACCAGGCCTACCGCGGTCAGGATCGAATCGAAAGAGAACACAATATCTACGAGTACAATCTGAATGATTACCCGGGACAGGCTATGATACACCTTAGAAACTCCGGCCTCCTCTAATTCTCCTTCTAACTTGTGGTGTATCTCGGTAGTACTTTTAGCAATCAAAAACAAACCACCCGCTAATAAAATTAAATCCCGACCAGTTACGCCAAAATCACTTTCAGTCCAAAACAGGTTTATGGTAAACAACGGATCTTTGAGGCTAACAATCCACGAAATAGACAACAACAGCAGTATCCGGAAAACCAAGGCCAGCATTAACCCAATGGTACGGGCCCGTCCTTGTTCGGCGGCAGGTAACTTACCGGCTACAATAGAAATAAATATAATATTGTCGATACCCAATACCACCTCCATAAAGGTTAGCGTCAATAAGCTTATCCAGGTATCAGGGCTCGCAAAAATATCAAACATAGTTTTATTTTAAATTTATATTTTGATAAAAAGATTAGTAAAAATTCACGAAATCAAATAATTATAACTCCAGATTTTACCTGCCAAATATTTTACAACAGTATCAGAACGGGTTGTAATGCCAGAAACTTCTAACCATTACTAAACCAGATTAGATTTATTTAAGATATTGAATGGCGTGATTGCTGCAACAAAAATTAAACAATCCATTAACTTAAATGCAAAAAGTTCTAACATCCAATATTGGAGTTTTTGCGTCTATTTACTTATGATTTCATGTTAACGAACTGCAATGGCAAGCCCAGGTTCGACTGACGCATTAAGGCAATAACGTCCTGTAAATCATCAATCTTTTTACCGGTAATCCGTATCTGATCGTCCATAATAGCGGCTTGCACTTTTAATTTGCTGTCTTTAATAATTTTTACAATTTTCTTAGCCGTTTCTTTGTCTACGCCCACTTTTACCTTCACGTCTTTTTTCATCATGGGGCCAGAGGGGTACTCTTCTTCCGAGAAATCCAGAGCGGTAGCATCGAGGTTTTGCTTTACCATTTTGCCCATGATAATATCTTCGATGTGCTTTACCCGCATGGAATTTTCGGTGGTGATATGAATTATATTCGTTTTTTTGTCGAGTTCCACGCTGCCTTTGGTATCCTTGAAATCATAACGGTTCTGAATTTCCTTTTTCACGGTATTCAATGCGTTTTCCAGACTTTGCGGATCTATTTTACTTACAATATCAAATGAGGCCATGCGAAAAAGTTTTAGTATTGGTTAAGGAAATAAGAAGTATAAGTGGGAACAAAGTTAATAGTTTTGGTCATACTTGTTGCTCCCTATCTTAGGTTCCCGAGTTACGGTTTAGTAAAGAAATAGAATCCGAAAAACCTGAGATATAAACCTGAATAATTCAGGTAAAAAAGACCAGGCAGTTGGGCTAGCAAAGCCAGCATTAAAAAAATGTACTTTTAACATACCAGAAACAAAGCATCCGATTATGGCAAGTAAAGCAGCTTACCTTACTTGGTCTGGCAAATACGCTAAACTTTTAACGGCTATAGGGGTTTAAGATAATAGTAAAAGCCACGTTTAGTAAACTTTAGTATTACCAGATAGTAAGATACCTGAATTAGGCTGTAGGTTTTACGTATTTCAAAATTCTTTCTTAATCAAACAATAAGGACTAAGCGAACATTATTTTTGCACGGAATAGCGGGCGATAGAGCATTTACCACCGTATAACTTAAAACCTAGTATTTACCTATAAAGCTAAAGCTATGAAAAAGAACACTCGGGAAATATTAATTGGTGCCGGCACCGTAGCTCTGGGAGCACTGGCATTGCGGTATTTTTCGCGCAACCACCAACCCTTAGAAACGGTACCAGCCGTAGACTTAACCCGTTACGCAGGCAAATGGTACGAGATTGCAGCCTTTCCATTAATTTTTGAGCGAGGCTGCCATTGCACCACCGCTGAATACTCCTTAGACCCGGCCGGATACGTAAAAGTAGTTAACAGTTGCAATCGTAAAAGTCCGCAAGGCAAGAAATCGGTAGCCGTGGGCAAAGCGTTTCCGGTACCAGACAGCAATAATGCAAAATTAAAGGTGCAGTTTCAATGGCCTTTTAAAGGCGATTACTGGATTATAGACTTGGACGAGGATTATTCGCATGCATTGGTAGGCACCCCCGACCGGCAGAATCTTTGGGTATTAAGTCGTTCGCCGTTTATGGCTCCTACCTTGTATCAGCGTTTGGTGCAAGTAGCGCAACAGAAAGGATTTGACATAGATCACTTACACCTGACCAACCAGGCTTGTTTTGATTAAGAAGCTTACTTATTATTTTTTTCGTGCGCTTCGTTCTGCCGCATAGGCATGGCATCAATAATTCCGAACAATACGGCAGGTGCCTGGGCATGAGCAGCCCGGTACTTTTCGGTGCCGTCTTTTCCTACTAAAATTACGGTAAACTGCTCCGGATTTACTTTATACGTTTGGCGTAAGGAGGTAGCCGAAGGAAATTCTTCCTTCACGGGCGGATTTACTTCTACATCATTATTTACTACTTGTACTACCAACAGGTCGCGTTCGCTTAGGCCTAAACGGGCCTGACGCAGCATTTTATCCTGCGCCAGCAAAAATTCATTTTGGTTATCGGGAGAAAATACGAGTAAAAAACGATGTTTACCTTTGTCCATTTGAGTAATGATAGGGTGGTTGGATTCGGCTGCCTGAGATTTACCGGATATAGACCAACATAAACACCAGAGCATCCAGCTCCAAATGGCCATTGTTTTTTTACTCATGCTCGATTTTCTGCTATTGCAGTAAATAAACTTTTTAAATGCCGTTTTGTTTAGCTAAGCCTACCTATTATTTAAACTTCTATGGCCTTAGCAGGTTATATGCCACCTAATAAAAAAGACATTATACTCAGCAACAACAGAACTCCAAACGGAACCAGTAGATTAAAAATTAAGAAATGCCGTTGACGCCGATGACGTTGTTGGTTTTGGGTAAGTAAATATCCTACCAGGAACAAGAACGTAAGTACTCCTAGCGGCGCTGTTAAAGTTACCAATATACGGGAGCCCCACCAACCCTGAAAAGTAAATAACACTGCCGTAAAACCAGTAGCCAGCGCCAGACTGCAAAAAGCGCCGAATAAAGCTATCCATAAGTTCTTCAGCATGAAAGAGAAGGAAAGCAGCATCTGGCCCATAAACAATATTACCAAACTACCCAGAGCAAAAACAAATAGTTTATCGGTTATATTCTGGAAATACTGAAGGTATAGTCCGATTCCGGTTAACACCAGCGTGAGATAGATGCACTTGGTATACCCAGCCATAAAACTGCGGATATGTGAGCGAATATCAGACTCTCCGGCTGTGAAGATAGCAGGAGTTAAAAATTTAGAGTACATCATTTTATCATCTAGTTATATTTAAATGGACTAAAAAATTACTTTAAACTACTCGCCTGCTAGTGGCTGATCTTCGAAGGATAAATATAAATAATTATTAATCAAGGAGTATCATTTTAAAAGTACGTTTTTTAAAATATTTTGTTTGGTTAGATAATGTACCCTCTGCTCCTATTATGCGTAAGGAATTTGCGAGCAGATTATTCCGTATCTTTGCTCTTTATTTATTGAAAGATTAAGAAAATTGAAAATAAAGGATTTCCTGGAACTATACCGGCTCGATCCGGTAGTTCAAACCATTGCAGAACGCCTTAAATCGCCGGAAAAAGCCCATTTGCACCTG
Proteins encoded in this region:
- a CDS encoding DUF4174 domain-containing protein, whose protein sequence is MSKKTMAIWSWMLWCLCWSISGKSQAAESNHPIITQMDKGKHRFLLVFSPDNQNEFLLAQDKMLRQARLGLSERDLLVVQVVNNDVEVNPPVKEEFPSATSLRQTYKVNPEQFTVILVGKDGTEKYRAAHAQAPAVLFGIIDAMPMRQNEAHEKNNK
- a CDS encoding RNA methyltransferase gives rise to the protein MRKLKMEELNRVSVEEFKEQEKLPIVLVLDNVRSLHNVGSTFRTADAFAVSKIYLCGITGTPPNKEINKTALGATESVDWEHTTQTADLAKRLKAEGYQIIAIEQADRSVSLADFKPTDNQKYALVFGNEVFGVEDDVMELADAVIEIPQFGTKHSLNISVAVGVVVWDFLSKLRS
- a CDS encoding YajQ family cyclic di-GMP-binding protein, which translates into the protein MASFDIVSKIDPQSLENALNTVKKEIQNRYDFKDTKGSVELDKKTNIIHITTENSMRVKHIEDIIMGKMVKQNLDATALDFSEEEYPSGPMMKKDVKVKVGVDKETAKKIVKIIKDSKLKVQAAIMDDQIRITGKKIDDLQDVIALMRQSNLGLPLQFVNMKS
- a CDS encoding lipocalin family protein; its protein translation is MKKNTREILIGAGTVALGALALRYFSRNHQPLETVPAVDLTRYAGKWYEIAAFPLIFERGCHCTTAEYSLDPAGYVKVVNSCNRKSPQGKKSVAVGKAFPVPDSNNAKLKVQFQWPFKGDYWIIDLDEDYSHALVGTPDRQNLWVLSRSPFMAPTLYQRLVQVAQQKGFDIDHLHLTNQACFD
- a CDS encoding TerC family protein; amino-acid sequence: MFDIFASPDTWISLLTLTFMEVVLGIDNIIFISIVAGKLPAAEQGRARTIGLMLALVFRILLLLSISWIVSLKDPLFTINLFWTESDFGVTGRDLILLAGGLFLIAKSTTEIHHKLEGELEEAGVSKVYHSLSRVIIQIVLVDIVFSFDSILTAVGLVDNVLIMIIAVIISMGIMLAFSKYIADFVNNHPTIKMLALSFLIMIGFMLVLESLHTHVPKGYIYFAMFFSLLVEMLNMRLRKSSTPPVKLRDSDFD